One stretch of Caldinitratiruptor microaerophilus DNA includes these proteins:
- a CDS encoding ammonia-forming cytochrome c nitrite reductase subunit c552, protein MLRKWMRHQRAILTGVGVLAAAAVIAVAAAASPAQATPAPADLPEYVGSAACMGCHPDEYASWSRTGHAQMLKPVFKPSDLPADPAKAPPELRAQLDRALYVVAGQRFIGRSPSGEYVYLGVVYDPAAKTYKPYARAGESWEKSCAGCHSVGWNPASGRFAEAGIGCESCHGPGRDHILGKGDRSKIVVSSSSDTCGACHVAGSMPDGTRWPVGWKPGMALTQTGFQVKAVDPKGPPPDPALHLRQYAPLQASAHATAVESLVASGHAQDSCYRCHSTEARLAAERGAKVNTAGLHDGITCVACHDPHASRHEAQLREEQNELCMDCHNGSIPAGQTARPGSVVHHPMAEMFKGVGAIGVPGESPSPHNAMGVTCASCHMTDGNHMFKVIKPAEVAGTNRKDSCVACHQTSIPEVRQAYLDMWQNTVKAKVAALEKQLAQADARLKARPGIAADLKAKVDVARTNVSFVKSDGSWGVHNFDYAVKVLGVAERNLNEFFAATR, encoded by the coding sequence ATGCTTCGCAAGTGGATGAGGCACCAGAGAGCCATCCTCACCGGAGTGGGGGTCCTCGCCGCGGCCGCCGTGATCGCCGTGGCGGCGGCCGCCTCGCCCGCCCAGGCCACCCCGGCCCCCGCCGACCTGCCGGAGTACGTCGGTTCGGCTGCCTGCATGGGTTGCCATCCGGACGAGTACGCCAGCTGGTCCCGGACGGGGCACGCCCAGATGCTCAAGCCGGTGTTCAAGCCCTCGGACCTTCCGGCCGATCCGGCCAAGGCGCCGCCGGAGCTCCGGGCGCAGCTCGACCGGGCGCTGTACGTCGTGGCCGGGCAGCGGTTCATCGGCCGGTCGCCGTCGGGCGAGTACGTGTACCTCGGCGTGGTGTACGATCCGGCGGCGAAGACGTACAAGCCGTACGCCCGCGCCGGGGAGAGCTGGGAGAAGAGCTGTGCCGGCTGCCACTCGGTGGGATGGAACCCGGCCTCCGGCCGGTTCGCCGAGGCGGGCATCGGGTGCGAGTCCTGCCACGGGCCGGGTCGGGACCACATCCTGGGCAAGGGGGATCGCTCCAAGATCGTGGTCTCCTCCAGCAGTGATACCTGCGGCGCCTGCCACGTGGCGGGCTCGATGCCCGACGGCACCCGGTGGCCGGTCGGGTGGAAACCCGGCATGGCGCTCACGCAGACGGGGTTCCAGGTGAAGGCCGTCGACCCGAAGGGACCGCCGCCCGATCCCGCACTGCACCTGCGCCAGTACGCCCCGCTCCAGGCCAGCGCGCACGCCACTGCGGTGGAGTCGCTGGTTGCGAGCGGCCACGCCCAGGACTCGTGCTACCGGTGCCACAGCACGGAGGCGCGCCTGGCCGCCGAGCGCGGGGCCAAGGTGAACACGGCCGGTCTGCACGACGGCATCACGTGCGTGGCTTGCCACGACCCGCACGCGTCCCGCCACGAGGCCCAGCTCCGTGAGGAGCAGAACGAGCTCTGCATGGACTGCCACAACGGCAGCATCCCGGCGGGGCAGACCGCCCGGCCGGGGTCGGTGGTGCACCACCCGATGGCCGAGATGTTCAAGGGCGTCGGGGCCATCGGCGTCCCGGGTGAGAGCCCGAGCCCGCACAACGCGATGGGCGTCACGTGCGCGAGCTGCCACATGACCGACGGCAACCACATGTTCAAGGTCATCAAGCCGGCAGAGGTGGCAGGGACGAACCGGAAGGACAGCTGCGTCGCCTGCCACCAGACCTCCATCCCGGAGGTGCGCCAGGCTTACCTCGACATGTGGCAGAACACCGTGAAGGCCAAGGTGGCTGCCCTGGAGAAGCAGCTGGCCCAGGCGGACGCCCGGCTGAAGGCCCGCCCCGGGATCGCGGCGGATCTCAAGGCGAAGGTGGACGTGGCCCGGACCAACGTGTCCTTCGTGAAGTCGGACGGCAGCTGGGGTGTCCACAACTTCGACTACGCGGTCAAGGTGCTCGGGGTCGCCGAGAGGAACCTGAACGAGTTCTTCGCGGCCACCCGTTGA
- a CDS encoding cytochrome c3 family protein — translation MRRLNLAIPGLAAMIVFIAGLATIQSLNEVSPDPRRLAADCGTCHEMAEHVRTWESAPHAEVACTACHADPGVRGWFHMQLARLRMTLATRTGDVDLARIASRVPDQRCTACHAPQMPWVMQDLEPPDLAAARAGAVPERRELKWLTALAGHDVHLTRARPAVACADCHAAVAHGPADPAERKVELHRTCRECHERQQVTVAVSRPVTCAGCHADPLQVAPAGHRSSDWRERHGAEARTDAASCAGCHLSPAGPHGGVAKAASPIPVPASRPPVGKAPSAPPGLECEGFGPDQFVYRPVPGVTPQGDCASCHGLPMPHPDGWIRRHTEAYRDSPALCARCHGTEGQGFDLAFRGDPARLANQGSCRDCHRTDVPHPDGFLRTHGQEARAAGDAACALCHSPQNPVRPDAPYARPDFCTSCHAGVPMPHPPGYEGRPHGEAVLAAAARGSAGTAACNRCHSPDNPANPSAAWARPTFCLDCHLDRYRHPDGWMARHGREVAAAGGTREQPNPECAVCHAGARRRAGGPPHTGADPGECTSCHTGGPYHPDPYAWFKHGDEVARQGVETCLRCHAWAGPSCSQCHRDLAGSH, via the coding sequence ATGCGGCGGCTCAACCTGGCGATTCCCGGTCTGGCGGCGATGATCGTCTTCATCGCGGGCCTCGCCACCATCCAGTCCCTCAACGAGGTCTCCCCCGACCCCCGCCGCCTGGCCGCCGATTGCGGCACCTGCCACGAGATGGCAGAGCACGTCCGCACGTGGGAGTCGGCGCCCCACGCCGAAGTGGCGTGCACGGCCTGCCACGCCGACCCGGGGGTGCGGGGCTGGTTCCACATGCAGCTGGCCCGGCTCCGCATGACCCTGGCCACCCGCACGGGAGACGTCGATCTGGCGCGGATCGCTTCCCGCGTCCCCGACCAGCGGTGCACTGCCTGCCACGCCCCCCAGATGCCGTGGGTGATGCAGGACCTGGAGCCGCCCGACCTCGCCGCCGCCCGGGCGGGCGCGGTGCCGGAGCGCCGGGAGCTGAAGTGGCTCACGGCCCTCGCCGGACACGACGTGCACCTGACGAGGGCCCGGCCCGCGGTCGCGTGCGCCGACTGTCACGCCGCCGTGGCCCACGGCCCGGCCGACCCGGCGGAGCGCAAGGTGGAACTGCATCGCACCTGCCGCGAGTGCCACGAGCGGCAGCAGGTCACCGTGGCCGTGTCACGCCCGGTGACCTGCGCAGGTTGCCACGCCGACCCCCTCCAGGTCGCCCCCGCCGGCCACCGGAGCAGCGACTGGCGGGAGCGCCACGGCGCCGAGGCCCGGACAGACGCCGCCAGCTGTGCGGGCTGTCACCTGTCACCGGCAGGCCCGCATGGAGGCGTGGCGAAGGCGGCGTCACCCATCCCGGTCCCGGCCTCCCGCCCACCGGTCGGGAAGGCCCCCTCCGCCCCGCCCGGGCTCGAATGCGAAGGCTTCGGTCCCGACCAGTTCGTCTACCGCCCCGTCCCGGGCGTCACCCCGCAGGGCGACTGTGCCTCGTGCCACGGACTCCCCATGCCCCACCCCGACGGGTGGATCCGCCGCCACACCGAGGCATACCGGGACAGCCCGGCCCTCTGCGCCCGCTGCCACGGGACCGAGGGGCAGGGGTTCGACCTGGCCTTCCGCGGCGACCCCGCCCGGCTGGCCAACCAGGGCAGTTGCCGGGACTGCCACCGGACGGACGTCCCGCACCCCGACGGTTTCCTGCGCACCCACGGCCAGGAGGCCCGGGCGGCAGGCGATGCGGCCTGCGCCCTCTGCCACTCGCCGCAGAACCCGGTGCGCCCGGATGCCCCCTACGCCCGCCCGGATTTCTGCACGTCCTGCCACGCCGGGGTACCGATGCCCCACCCGCCCGGCTACGAGGGCCGCCCGCACGGCGAGGCCGTGCTCGCCGCGGCCGCCCGGGGCAGCGCCGGCACCGCAGCCTGCAACCGCTGCCACTCGCCGGACAACCCGGCGAACCCCTCGGCGGCATGGGCGCGCCCGACCTTCTGCCTCGACTGCCACCTCGACCGGTACCGGCACCCGGACGGGTGGATGGCCCGCCACGGGCGGGAGGTGGCAGCGGCGGGCGGCACGCGCGAGCAGCCGAACCCCGAGTGTGCCGTGTGCCACGCCGGCGCCCGGCGACGGGCGGGCGGCCCGCCGCACACCGGAGCGGACCCGGGCGAATGCACGTCCTGCCACACGGGCGGCCCCTATCACCCGGACCCCTACGCGTGGTTCAAGCACGGAGACGAGGTGGCCCGCCAGGGCGTGGAGACGTGCCTGCGCTGCCACGCCTGGGCCGGTCCGTCCTGCAGCCAGTGCCACCGGGACCTCGCAGGCTCCCACTGA
- a CDS encoding formate dehydrogenase subunit gamma: MDDVDTRAADVPAAPAGALARPEEIFVERWNLQHRLQHLALAVSMVGLLTTGLSIKYAYTGWAPRVIALLGGFRSTLVLHKASAVLLILVALYHLGFLLYHWRRGQVTWSMRPTRKDALDAVHHALYLLGLRRDPPRFDRYSYLEKFEYLAIFWGMVVMGLSGLALWFPEVAGRLAGRWVLDALRVVHSNEAFVALLSLAFGHFFMAHFHPAVFPSSPVWYSGRISLAHLAEEHPLELERLAEAGRLPSGWVEALGRPAGDPCHRLRGWRRALGVVELVIYSAIFYYLLLTFIPMLLA, encoded by the coding sequence ATGGACGACGTGGACACCCGGGCCGCAGACGTCCCGGCCGCACCAGCGGGGGCCCTGGCGCGGCCCGAGGAGATCTTCGTGGAGCGCTGGAACCTCCAGCACCGCCTCCAGCACCTGGCCCTGGCGGTCTCCATGGTCGGGCTCCTCACCACGGGCCTGTCCATCAAGTACGCCTACACCGGCTGGGCGCCGCGTGTCATCGCCCTGCTCGGCGGGTTCCGCAGCACGCTCGTGCTGCACAAGGCGTCAGCGGTCCTGCTCATCCTGGTCGCCCTCTACCACCTCGGGTTCCTCCTCTACCACTGGCGCCGCGGGCAGGTCACGTGGTCGATGCGCCCGACCCGCAAGGACGCCCTCGACGCCGTGCACCACGCCCTGTACCTGCTCGGCCTCCGTCGGGACCCGCCCCGGTTCGACCGCTACAGCTACCTGGAGAAGTTCGAGTACCTGGCGATCTTCTGGGGCATGGTCGTGATGGGCCTCTCCGGGCTGGCGCTGTGGTTCCCGGAGGTCGCCGGCCGCCTCGCGGGGCGCTGGGTGCTCGATGCCCTGCGGGTCGTCCACAGCAACGAGGCGTTCGTGGCCCTGCTGTCGCTGGCCTTCGGCCACTTCTTCATGGCCCACTTCCATCCGGCCGTCTTCCCGTCGAGCCCGGTCTGGTACTCGGGCCGCATCTCCCTCGCGCACCTGGCCGAGGAGCACCCCCTCGAGCTGGAGCGGCTGGCGGAGGCGGGCAGGCTGCCCTCCGGGTGGGTCGAAGCCCTTGGCCGCCCCGCCGGCGACCCCTGCCACCGGCTGCGCGGCTGGCGCCGGGCGCTGGGTGTGGTGGAGCTCGTCATCTACTCGGCGATCTTCTACTACCTCCTCCTCACGTTCATCCCGATGCTGCTCGCCTGA
- a CDS encoding plastocyanin/azurin family copper-binding protein, producing the protein MFRQHGRSIGRRAARALAAGLVLPALSLLASACGTGKAPAGRPAGAVEIQLKEFAIEPKVVSAGAGEITLTARNVGSTEHNLVLEQGDRSVAEIPVVGVGKAESVQVKLGPGTYALVCTLPGHRDAGMVATLTVQ; encoded by the coding sequence ATGTTTCGGCAACACGGGCGAAGCATCGGTCGTCGCGCGGCACGGGCGCTGGCGGCCGGCCTGGTCCTCCCGGCGCTGAGCCTGCTCGCGTCTGCCTGCGGGACGGGCAAGGCGCCTGCGGGGCGGCCCGCCGGCGCCGTGGAAATCCAGCTCAAGGAGTTTGCGATCGAGCCGAAGGTGGTCAGCGCCGGCGCCGGCGAGATCACCCTGACCGCTCGTAACGTGGGCTCCACCGAACACAACCTGGTGCTCGAACAAGGAGACCGGAGCGTGGCGGAGATCCCCGTCGTGGGCGTCGGCAAGGCGGAGTCGGTCCAGGTGAAGCTCGGTCCCGGTACCTACGCGCTCGTCTGCACCCTGCCGGGGCACCGGGATGCCGGCATGGTGGCAACGCTGACGGTGCAGTAG
- a CDS encoding sulfite oxidase yields the protein MYEEDLRDEATYDAARREERLWLRARDLGVSRRRLLQMMAAAGAGALLSACTTRVESPGGGSSAPTTASGTGPAPAAGGAAPSGGQTPAQGVAPAPGAAAAPAPKDKGIVKPVPPEKFIDYGSNQEMRWNQMYNRGYVVPNDLFFVRNHSKTPRIDPATWKLRVEGSGVSRPLELTYDELLALPAVSVIRFVECAGNGRGFFEQRYGKKAQGTQWKLGAIGVAEWTGVPLREVLERAGIKRTARDVMPEGLDDLKVRRPLPVAKALEDDTLLVFAMNGEPLPPDHGFPVRLLVPGWIGVANTKWVGRIEVSEEPLFSPWNTESYVLIGPDYKPEGKAKGPALTTQVVKSALELAWPAELPAGRHTVRGRSWSGHGRIRKVEYSLDGGKSWLPARLQEPNIPLAWVRWDFEWDAKPGEYEIRVRATDEKGNAQPDSVPWNDQGYLYGAVVGHPVKVG from the coding sequence ATGTACGAGGAAGACCTGCGGGACGAGGCGACCTACGACGCGGCCCGACGGGAAGAGCGGCTCTGGCTGCGGGCACGCGACCTTGGCGTGTCCCGGCGACGGCTGCTTCAGATGATGGCGGCTGCGGGGGCCGGGGCTCTCCTGAGCGCCTGCACGACCCGGGTGGAGTCACCGGGCGGGGGCTCATCCGCCCCGACGACCGCGTCCGGTACCGGGCCGGCGCCCGCGGCTGGCGGGGCCGCACCGTCGGGGGGGCAGACGCCGGCGCAGGGCGTCGCGCCGGCTCCCGGCGCGGCAGCAGCACCTGCGCCCAAGGACAAGGGGATCGTCAAGCCCGTGCCTCCGGAGAAGTTCATCGACTACGGCAGCAACCAGGAGATGCGCTGGAACCAGATGTACAACCGGGGATACGTGGTGCCGAACGACCTCTTCTTCGTCCGCAACCACAGCAAGACGCCCCGAATCGATCCCGCGACATGGAAGCTGCGCGTCGAGGGGTCCGGCGTGAGCCGCCCGCTGGAGCTCACCTACGACGAGCTCCTGGCCCTGCCGGCCGTCTCCGTCATCCGCTTCGTCGAGTGCGCGGGCAACGGCCGGGGTTTCTTCGAGCAGCGGTACGGGAAGAAGGCACAGGGCACCCAGTGGAAGCTCGGCGCCATCGGCGTGGCCGAGTGGACCGGCGTCCCGCTGCGAGAAGTGCTCGAGCGCGCGGGGATCAAGAGGACCGCCCGGGACGTGATGCCCGAAGGCCTCGACGACCTCAAGGTGCGCCGGCCTCTCCCCGTCGCCAAGGCCCTGGAGGACGACACGCTCCTGGTCTTCGCCATGAACGGGGAACCGCTGCCGCCGGACCACGGCTTCCCCGTGCGCCTGCTGGTGCCGGGGTGGATCGGGGTGGCGAACACGAAGTGGGTCGGACGAATCGAGGTGTCCGAGGAGCCCCTGTTCTCCCCCTGGAACACCGAGTCGTACGTGCTGATCGGCCCGGACTACAAGCCAGAGGGGAAGGCGAAGGGGCCGGCCCTCACCACCCAGGTCGTCAAGAGCGCCTTGGAGCTGGCCTGGCCGGCCGAGCTGCCCGCAGGGCGGCACACGGTCCGGGGCCGGTCCTGGTCGGGGCACGGGCGGATCCGCAAGGTCGAGTACAGCCTCGACGGCGGCAAGTCCTGGCTGCCGGCACGCCTCCAGGAACCGAACATCCCCCTCGCCTGGGTCCGGTGGGACTTCGAGTGGGACGCCAAGCCGGGGGAGTACGAGATCCGGGTGCGAGCGACCGACGAGAAGGGGAACGCCCAGCCCGACAGCGTGCCGTGGAACGATCAGGGGTACCTGTACGGCGCGGTGGTCGGACACCCCGTGAAGGTCGGGTGA
- a CDS encoding ATP-binding protein, with protein MFRALPGGDRRPPLKLGTKITLLVTGVACLALLLLGGAAVWTAGLAHEAAVGRQNLKLARLLAEMPEVRAGLAAPDPAAVLQPLAERLRRTLGVDLIVVIGMDRIRYSHYDPRYVKTLYSAGDEARALRGESYVSKCSCVGVQSVRGLAPVRAPDGRQVGVVVVGTFVDNVAAGTRQLQAALGVSLAVSLAVAAAAARWVARSIKASLFGLEPPEIASLLRERELILQSIREGLVAVGRDGRITLMNEAARALAGVQGDPVGRPADEVVPELRLVDLLAGDSAQEDVEVFLGQRVVLLSRIPVTEGGRVVGALVTFRDKTEVTRLAEELTGVRRFVEAVRAQNHEFLNKLQTLAGLIHLGSYDEALAFIAQTTRGRQEAMGRLLAAVRDAATVGLLMGKLSEAQEKGVELVVDPGSRVNALPPHFDSSAMVCVLGNLVENAIEALAAGPRGARRVTVAVREEPDHLHLEVADNGPGIPPDMRTRIFRRGVSTKSPGRGLGLYLVRARVEQAGGEITVDCPPEGGSRFVVRIPRQLPGSAAGAAVG; from the coding sequence GTGTTTCGGGCCTTGCCGGGCGGGGACAGGCGGCCCCCGCTCAAGCTCGGGACCAAGATCACGCTGCTCGTCACCGGCGTCGCCTGCCTGGCCCTTCTGCTCCTGGGGGGTGCAGCGGTCTGGACCGCCGGTCTCGCCCACGAGGCGGCCGTGGGGCGCCAGAACCTGAAGCTGGCCCGCCTCCTGGCCGAGATGCCCGAGGTGCGGGCCGGCCTCGCCGCACCCGACCCCGCCGCGGTGCTGCAGCCGCTGGCAGAGCGGCTGCGCCGCACGCTGGGCGTGGACCTCATCGTGGTCATCGGAATGGACCGGATCCGCTACTCGCACTACGACCCCCGATACGTGAAGACCCTCTACTCGGCCGGCGACGAAGCCCGCGCCCTGCGAGGTGAATCCTACGTCTCCAAGTGCTCCTGCGTCGGGGTCCAGTCGGTCCGGGGGCTGGCTCCCGTGCGGGCGCCGGACGGCCGCCAGGTGGGGGTCGTGGTGGTGGGGACCTTCGTCGACAACGTGGCCGCGGGCACCCGGCAGCTGCAGGCGGCACTGGGCGTGAGCCTGGCCGTCTCCCTCGCCGTGGCGGCGGCCGCCGCCCGGTGGGTGGCGCGCAGCATCAAGGCGAGCCTGTTCGGCCTCGAGCCCCCCGAGATCGCCTCCCTCCTGCGGGAGCGGGAACTGATCCTGCAGTCGATCCGCGAGGGGCTCGTCGCCGTCGGCCGCGACGGACGGATCACTTTGATGAACGAAGCGGCCCGTGCCCTGGCCGGCGTCCAGGGGGATCCCGTGGGCCGGCCGGCGGACGAGGTGGTGCCGGAACTCCGGCTCGTCGATCTGCTCGCGGGCGACAGCGCGCAGGAGGACGTGGAGGTCTTCCTGGGCCAGCGGGTCGTTCTCCTGAGCCGCATCCCCGTCACGGAGGGCGGCCGCGTGGTCGGCGCCCTGGTCACCTTCCGGGACAAGACCGAGGTCACCCGGCTGGCGGAGGAGCTCACCGGGGTGCGCCGGTTCGTCGAGGCCGTCCGGGCGCAGAACCATGAGTTCCTGAACAAGCTGCAGACCCTCGCCGGGCTCATTCACCTGGGGTCCTACGACGAGGCGCTCGCCTTCATCGCCCAGACGACGCGCGGAAGACAGGAGGCCATGGGGCGGCTCCTGGCGGCGGTGCGGGACGCGGCCACGGTCGGGCTGCTGATGGGCAAGCTGAGCGAGGCACAGGAGAAGGGGGTCGAGCTCGTCGTCGACCCCGGGAGCCGGGTGAACGCCTTGCCGCCGCACTTCGACTCCAGCGCCATGGTCTGTGTCCTGGGAAACCTCGTGGAGAACGCCATCGAGGCGCTGGCCGCCGGGCCGCGCGGGGCCCGCCGCGTGACCGTCGCCGTGCGCGAGGAACCCGACCACCTCCACCTGGAAGTGGCCGACAACGGGCCGGGCATTCCTCCGGACATGCGGACCCGGATCTTCCGCCGCGGGGTCAGCACGAAATCGCCCGGGCGTGGCCTCGGACTGTACCTCGTGCGCGCCCGGGTCGAGCAGGCCGGAGGCGAGATCACGGTCGACTGCCCGCCGGAGGGCGGCAGCCGGTTCGTGGTGCGGATACCCCGGCAGCTGCCGGGTTCGGCAGCCGGCGCGGCGGTGGGCTGA
- a CDS encoding response regulator: MRDLGVLVVEDDPMVASITRRLVEQVPGFRVLGVVRAAEEALAAVQRLSPDLVLLDVYLPDGNGVDVLRRLRQGAGPVDVVLITAAHDAPTVEAAIRYGAVDYLFKPFDPRRLHAALEHFRRLRQALRPGQVLSQADFDRLRGVAPADAYPLPKGINRVTLAQVVEFLGRTDGPVTARDVAEATGMDRTTALRYLDFLQARGDLVEEVSFGSVGRPSRVFRPVRPAG, from the coding sequence GTGCGGGACCTGGGCGTGCTGGTCGTCGAGGACGACCCGATGGTGGCGAGCATCACCCGGCGCCTGGTCGAGCAGGTACCCGGGTTCCGCGTGCTGGGGGTGGTCAGGGCGGCCGAGGAGGCCCTGGCCGCCGTGCAGCGGCTGAGCCCGGACCTCGTCCTGCTGGACGTCTATCTCCCCGACGGCAACGGGGTCGACGTCCTCAGGCGGCTCCGGCAGGGGGCCGGGCCGGTCGACGTCGTGCTCATCACCGCCGCCCACGACGCTCCGACCGTGGAGGCGGCCATCCGCTACGGGGCCGTCGACTACCTCTTCAAGCCGTTCGACCCACGGCGCCTGCATGCCGCGCTGGAGCACTTCCGTCGCCTCCGCCAGGCCCTGCGGCCCGGACAGGTTCTGAGCCAGGCGGACTTCGACCGGCTACGCGGCGTGGCCCCTGCCGACGCATACCCGCTGCCCAAGGGGATCAACCGCGTCACCCTCGCCCAGGTGGTCGAGTTCCTGGGCCGCACGGACGGCCCCGTGACCGCGCGGGACGTGGCCGAAGCCACGGGCATGGACCGGACCACGGCGCTGCGGTACCTGGACTTCCTTCAGGCGCGGGGAGACCTGGTCGAGGAGGTCAGCTTCGGGAGCGTGGGCCGTCCGTCCCGGGTGTTTCGTCCGGTGCGGCCGGCGGGGTGA
- a CDS encoding DNA-methyltransferase, with translation MTRTRTSSFGTSKREGHDASEFYRRNLYARMPVLRVDLTAPPPAPEPARRVPPRPVEEWADRIYCHTSEAMVHVPDGSVALAFTSPPYNSGKDFDQDADLDAYLGLIARVAAEVYRVLRPGGRYLVNVANLGRKPYIPMHAYFYAVHTAVGFLPAGEIIWRKSKGMNGNCAWGSWRSAQSPVLRDVHEYILVFAKERFQRPDRGDSTISGQEFMEATLSVWDIPPASARKVGHPAPFPVELAERVIRLYSYRGDVVLDPFNGSGATCVAAARNGRRYVGYDISPEYCDLARRYLAEVTPPAAPDETPGTDGPRSRS, from the coding sequence ATGACGCGGACCCGCACGTCGTCCTTCGGCACGTCGAAGCGTGAGGGCCACGACGCGTCCGAGTTCTACCGCCGCAACCTGTATGCCCGGATGCCCGTGCTGCGGGTCGACCTGACAGCGCCCCCGCCGGCACCGGAGCCGGCCCGGCGGGTTCCCCCCCGGCCCGTCGAGGAGTGGGCGGATCGGATCTACTGCCACACGTCGGAGGCGATGGTCCACGTACCGGACGGCTCGGTGGCCCTTGCCTTCACGTCACCGCCGTACAACTCCGGAAAGGACTTCGACCAGGACGCCGACCTCGACGCCTACCTGGGCCTCATCGCGCGGGTGGCGGCCGAGGTCTACCGGGTGCTGCGGCCCGGCGGCCGCTACCTCGTCAACGTGGCCAACCTGGGCCGCAAGCCGTACATCCCGATGCACGCCTACTTCTACGCCGTGCACACGGCGGTGGGCTTCCTGCCGGCCGGCGAGATCATCTGGCGCAAGAGCAAGGGGATGAACGGCAACTGCGCCTGGGGGTCGTGGCGCTCGGCCCAGAGCCCGGTGTTGAGGGACGTGCACGAGTACATCCTCGTCTTCGCCAAGGAGCGGTTCCAGCGCCCGGACCGCGGGGACAGCACGATCTCGGGCCAGGAGTTCATGGAAGCCACGCTGTCCGTGTGGGACATCCCGCCCGCTTCGGCCCGGAAGGTGGGGCATCCCGCCCCGTTCCCGGTCGAACTGGCGGAGCGGGTGATCCGGCTCTACTCGTACCGGGGTGACGTCGTCCTCGATCCCTTCAACGGCTCCGGCGCCACCTGCGTGGCGGCAGCTCGCAACGGGCGCCGTTACGTGGGCTACGACATCTCCCCGGAGTACTGCGACCTGGCCCGGCGCTACCTCGCCGAGGTCACCCCGCCGGCCGCACCGGACGAAACACCCGGGACGGACGGCCCACGCTCCCGAAGCTGA
- a CDS encoding DoxX family membrane protein produces MAGTRVPRRAVSDPPWVASLLGDTRWAWLWAIVRVYVGYQWFEAGLHKVTDPAWVRTGAALQAYWQRAVQIPAQGRPPVTYDWYREFLTFLLNSGSHTWFAKLVAYGELVMGIFLIVGLFTGFAAFFGAFANFNFMLAGSASTNPVLFLLAVLLMLAWKIAGYWGLDYWVLPAVGTPWKSVPTTAPERGG; encoded by the coding sequence ATGGCAGGCACACGCGTCCCCCGACGGGCCGTTTCCGATCCCCCCTGGGTGGCGTCGCTCCTCGGAGATACCCGCTGGGCCTGGCTGTGGGCCATCGTCCGGGTGTACGTGGGCTACCAGTGGTTCGAGGCCGGGCTGCACAAGGTGACGGACCCTGCCTGGGTCCGGACCGGCGCCGCCCTGCAGGCGTACTGGCAGCGGGCCGTCCAGATCCCCGCCCAGGGGAGGCCGCCGGTGACCTACGACTGGTACCGGGAGTTCCTCACCTTCCTGCTGAACAGCGGGTCGCACACCTGGTTCGCCAAGCTCGTGGCCTACGGCGAGCTCGTCATGGGGATCTTCCTCATCGTGGGGCTGTTCACGGGGTTCGCCGCCTTCTTCGGAGCCTTCGCGAACTTCAACTTCATGCTCGCGGGGTCGGCGAGCACGAACCCGGTGCTCTTCCTGCTGGCCGTGCTGCTCATGCTGGCCTGGAAGATCGCAGGGTACTGGGGCCTCGACTACTGGGTGCTCCCGGCGGTGGGCACGCCCTGGAAGTCGGTCCCCACCACCGCACCGGAGCGGGGTGGCTGA
- a CDS encoding metal-sensitive transcriptional regulator codes for MSFAANQPEVLADLLRRMRRIEGQARGVQRMLEEGADCDAILTQLSAMRSALHRVGLKVLGCHLSSKMVDEVRRGGSGLDAVEEALESFMRLG; via the coding sequence ATGTCCTTTGCCGCAAACCAACCGGAAGTCCTTGCCGACCTCCTCCGGCGCATGCGCCGCATCGAAGGCCAGGCTCGGGGTGTACAGCGCATGCTGGAGGAAGGGGCGGACTGTGACGCCATCCTCACTCAGCTCTCGGCGATGCGCTCGGCACTGCACCGGGTCGGCCTGAAAGTGCTGGGCTGCCATCTGAGCTCGAAGATGGTCGACGAGGTCCGGCGCGGCGGCTCGGGACTCGACGCCGTCGAGGAGGCGCTCGAGAGCTTCATGCGGCTCGGATGA